Proteins encoded together in one Impatiens glandulifera chromosome 1, dImpGla2.1, whole genome shotgun sequence window:
- the LOC124925153 gene encoding uncharacterized protein LOC124925153, whose product MDLAIRTEQPTTPTVISSLEEKAKFEKWERSNRMSLMIIKREIPEVFKGAVSEDTTNAKDYLAEIEKRFVKSDKAKTNTILKSLISMKYKDNGNIREYIIEMSNLASKLKALKLDLHEDLLVHLIRISLPVQFNHFKVSFNCQKETWNLNKLISYCVQEEERLKQERTECAHLASTSRDKGKKRKNVDAAQGLNAKKKG is encoded by the coding sequence ATGGACCTTGCGATACGGACAGAGCAACCCACTACTCCTACGGTTATTAGCTCTCTTGAAGAGAAGGCTAAATTTGAGAAATGGGAACGCTCTAACCGCATGAGTCTTATGATCATAAAGCGTGAAATTCCGGAGGTGTTCAAGGGTGCTGTGTCTGAAGACACCACCAATGCTAAAGATTACCTTGCAGAAATTGAAAAGCGTTTTGTTAAAAGCGATAAGGCTAAAACAAACACTATTCTTAAGAGCTTGATTTCAATGAAGTATAAGGACAATGGTAATATAAGGGAGTACATCATAGAGATGTCTAATCTTGCATCAAAACTTAAGGCACTAAAGCTTGATTTGCATGAGGATTTACTTGTGCATCTAATTCGGATTTCTCTTCCAGTTCAATTCAACCACTTTAAGGTTAGTTTTAACTGTCAGAAAGAAACGTGGAacttgaataaattaatttcttattgtGTTCAAGAGGAAGAGAGATTAAAACAAGAAAGGACAGAATGTGCTCATCTGGCAAGCACCTCTAGGGATAAGGGCAAGAAAAGGAAGAATGTTGATGCTGCTCAGGGTCTAAATGCAAAGAAAAAGGGTTAA